GTTGGATAAACCAGCTTTGAATGTCTTGTTCTAGAACAACCACGGAAGACTCATAACcaccaaaacaacaatacttACCCAAAAATAGCACCTCCACAAATCGTCGATCCTTTTGTCGATCATCTAGAGAGTGCCATTTATGTAGATCTTTCAAAGAAAAGGCACACGACCTGTAAGCTTCTCTACAGAAATTTCATCCATTTAACGACCATTTAGTTACGAGAACACCTCACATACATTTACGATGTTAGCAGATTAACACCAATGcacaaaaagaaacgagGTTTATGATACAATCGAGAGAAAGAACAAGTTGTAAGGTCATTCATGCACGGCACGTCTTTTTTGCCAATTCAGATTAGGCAATGCTGCAGTGTATAGCCAAAGGTTGATGCTAGAGCGGctaaaaaatttcaactaATCATTAAtaacaattttgaatcacAAGATTCATTTGCTGCACTTTGGTCGTCAAAAATGCCCCCCTGataaaaacttttttaaGCCACCCATCAAAGAAAGATCTAGAGTCTGGGTGTACTTAGCTTAAACACAAAAGAAGGTACACGCAATCAGGACAAAGTCAAGAATTGTGGCATTTTAGGAAAACCGATTACCTCGAacatttgtatttttgataagtatttttggtttttcaCGTGTGATTTAAACTGTTCGGTGAGGAATACACCTATACGCAGTACGGATACAATTAGGTCTGTTTTGTTCGTATTGTATTTATATTGTATTGGCTGTGGTTGATACTGTAGTTAGTCTCTGTAGGTTagttatatatatatgtatgtatgtaaGATCTAAAAATCCAATTTTAAGCCTTGCAATAAATTATTTTTGTAACATCGGTTTCTATTGTTTGGATTAGAATGCATCGACAATAAGCAGATACACACCCACGTGGGATTACACTGGTTATTCTATAGTTGTTAGTAGAGTAAGCCACAGTACTAAATAAAAGCATATAATTCCTATCACCTATTACCTATCCCCGATATACAGATTCGGTTcaaagagagagagagagaatGCACTCCCCTCTCCCATATGTCTcacaagaaaataaagtTTCGTTAAAAGGGTTCTCGAATTTCATTTCACTTATTATTCTGCCACTCTTCAATTCATGTTGAGTGAGTTAAACTTTGGAAACCTATAACACCAAACATGTCATCCAGTTCACACTAACGCCGTATGATCTTGTTTACAAAGCTATCTCTCATTTTCTACAAATAACCATCTTTATGCAACTCAATTCTATTGCATATAGAATAAATTCcacaaacaaaaggaaACACACGTGCTGCACGCGACTTCTTTGTTAACTTTTGTGGAAGTGTCAGACTTTTATTGTGTTGAGCTTTGGCCACTATATGAAGATGTAAAAAAAAGTCTCAATGGCATCTTCTAAGCACATACAAACATTGACTATCCAAGAGGAGTTTGGTGTTTCAACCTTTCCACTGATAGGAGCTATAATCTTTTGCCCCATATCCCCCTGGCCcccttttttgttgtttgatgatgctatttttatttatagAATCGAgaataaacaaataaataaaaaggTTTTAACATCACCTGCATAGATTACTCAATTGCATCTTCTAATGACACAAAAACTTGTATACACAATAAGCGCCGAAATACCCATCCATAGTAGCTTGTATCATTATGTTGATAACACTATCCTGCTCCCCCCCCCCCTATTATATAAATTTCTGTAACATAAGTATatataaattcaaatactttTCATTAACCTCTCTAATCTACCATATATTTTTTAAAGTAGCCCCCTCCATAGATCATGAGTGCTTTGAGAACTCAACAACGTACATTTATCGCACTAGTGGTATTCTTACTCATACTATCGACTATATCGTTTTTAAATGTGAATAGAAATGCACTAAGCTATATAAGAAGCACTCCGTCGCAACAATCCGACGTGAAACTAGTCACATCCATCGAATTAGAGGTAGCATCGACCACAACAGTGGCAGATAAAACCACAGGAGTAGACAACATAGCCACAGCCAGCAATGGTatcagcagcagcagcagcagctcTACCCCAACCACGTCTTCTTCAATCATACAGAATGAACCTACGGGTGAATCAACCAGtcataatcaatttttcaaatactcaTATTATGATCCcacttcaaattcattcaaagtGATTTACAAGCAACAGccacaacttcaacaaaagaaggagaaCCAAGCCAAACCAACGAACAAATATACCACCATTAATGAACAACCATCTATCCTTATTCTTTCGGCGATCGGAAAAGATCAACCATATGGAAGAGATCgtaaatttgatgatttcatgaaaacaatacaaacaattgttgaaaaccAACCAGATTTACATTTCAACTTGGGTTTATCAACGAACTATCTAACTGAATTCGAAagtattcaacaattcatcaacaactatGATGATCgacttttcaaatactttgaCACTATTACCTTAATTTCAGCACCTGATTTGGAACAGACTGCTTCTtctaatgatgatgaattatcAAGAGATAATCGTCATGACGACAGGAAACAGAGAATGAGACGAAGATTAATAGCTAGATGCCGAAACTACCTCATATCTAATGTCCTAGCCCTGGAATCTTACACTTTATTCATCGATTCcgatattgttgaatttgaacaCGCACCAAAGTTTATTCAATTCCTAATAGGATCCAAAAAGGATATAGTTGTACCTAGAATCAGACGTGGAGATTTATCCGATTACGATCGTAATTCATGGCGAGGCAAACGAACCAAACCAACATTGGAACAGTTACAATTAATGGATGAAAATAAATGggatcaatttgattatgTACCTCGTGATGTTGAACTGGAAATGTTTCATTTTTATAAATTAGATAATAAGGATGAATTGACTATTGATCAACAGAAGTTGAGTTATATCgttgaattggattcagttggtggtgctgtcttatttttcaaatcttaTATCTTTAAACAAGGTGCTATTTTTCCAACTAGTTATATAATTGGAACTACGTGGGATAGATTGGAAGGCTATGATGgaattgaaactgaagGTATTTGCTACTTGGCTAAACCTTTGGGTTATCGTTGTTGGGGTATGCCTAACTTGGTGGCTCATCATGTGGTTTAAATTATATTTACAAGGATTGATTTTTGAGAGGTGTCTGTTTTAGAGTTATTATATATACGTGATACAATTAATGGGAGTGTATACTGTCCGCTTCATATAAATTTACTCTCTTACATCTCTCTTTCCCCAATATGTAAAATGTTGCACTGCCCATATTATGTTAAGCTACATCCAATAGACACCCCCCATTGTTTTAAAAACGCCGGTGCAAGGCTTTTTCCTTCACCAAGTTTCCGGATAACTCATTCACTACAATCTTGAATTCGACCCCACCCCATATCTTGTGTGTTGTATTCTCATACCACAGGCATTTGGTAGAGGGAGGAAGAGTCGGGATCAATGTCTTAATATGGGTTTCTGGCATTGACCAATTATCAATTAATTCAATTTCGTATAATTTAGTGTGTTTGGCTCCTTTATCCCCACCAAGGTTGTTCATGGTAAATTCACCCAAATGattatcattcaattttagaACTCTAAGGTTCGTCTCTCCAGTAGGAAAAGTCAAGTTAAATTTGgagattttgttgtatGAAAAATCGAGCACTTCAATTGAGGATGTTGTAAACTGCGCTGATATTTTCTCAAGTTGATTTCCTGACATATATAGTACTCGCAAGTTTGGTAAGCCTCATAGCATACTTATGCAAGCAATGTGGTGGATGAGTAAGCAAAAGCACCCACACGTCCAATCCGTGtacaaaatcaaacggCCAATATCTTCTGTAGTAGATCGATTCACAAATAGCATAAGACCCAGCACTTTCTTTCAGCAAACACTTTTCCCTAGCAATAATACATCTGCTCCGAATCCTTTTTGATCGTTCTTACCAATTATTAATGATGTATTGGACTCAAACTCTCTCCTTCTGCATTGATGTGAGGAATTTCCAACGAATGGCGACAATTCAACTCCAAAGTTCATTCCAGTAAGGCTCCAACTACAATGAGACCTATCCCAATTCGCGACAGTTTTAACAATTTCCAATCAAGGCGATGGTCTGGCTCAACCAAGCCAATTGCTCCTCTTAGgtacaacaaaatcttcattatttAAGAACGACTCGTTCAGAATTGGTCGATACACCTCAAATTTTGCTCATATAAATAATACGTATCAAAATTACAGCATTTTTCTGCCTTCGTACAATTGTTTTTAAAGACCGTGGAGAAAGGTGGCACTTTCAAATTAGCTATCAACGCCCCACCAAATGACCTCTAGACTGCCGAACAACCACGTCAATGAATCCTCCTAAATGCTATAATTGTAGTAGGCACGTATGAATTCCACTTGCAAAGACTTAACACAAGGCATCTGCTCAGGATGGTAGATTGGATTGAGTGGGTTACCTAAAGAGAAACGTCATTCATTGCTGATGTAAATACTAAATGTCTTAATGTCGCAACAAATTCTACGAAAAAGGCAAAATACGATGTGTAGAGTCCagagattttcaaaaatattgtttACCCACTACCGGCTTGCTCTATTGTCTATATAGCCTATAATCTacaaatgcaattgatcGTAATAGAACTTTGACAATGGTGAAATAGGATGAGGAAAACCACCCAAGTCATGAGTCCTTCTGAATTCTTCAACAGAGGCAACCAAAGCCCCACTAGGATACCCTTTAGGAACTGGGTTTTGTATAGCTGATTTGATCTCTTGAGCCACTTGCTCTTGATTCAAAGTGATCTTAGCCTCACGTTCAGCTTCTTTAGtgtattcatcaataatggaGTCAACAGAACTCAGGCCCATTTTCTTGACCaaaccatcaacaaattcgTGACTAATATCATATCCATGGCGATACCCAAAATTGCTCAATGCACTTTGAACTAATTTGGATTCCGGTACTTCGCTTTTGACTTGCGATTTCAAGTGTAGGACAAATTTTCCAGTCTTGTCGTTCTTGTTGCTTTCCACTCCTGTCACGTACTTATTGAAGAAGTCTATAAACTCCtctttggaaattttcTCCAACAAAGAAGCATGCTTTTGTCTTGCATCAAACTCGTAATACCCATCTGTGATTGCATTCCATAAACGATTTGTCTCTTCACTCAAGTGCTtgattttttgcaatttagCATCGATCAAAGCTTGCTtgaacttttcaaaattctcATCAGTCAATTCTTGGTTAACATACCTGCCAAACTTGCTCAAGAACTCATCAATCCTGTATTCCAAGTACTCACTAGATCTCTCTGATTGCACCAAGATTCTAAATCCAATGGATGTTCTTCCTTTTCTCAACCCTGAGAATACAACGTATCCCAACTGTTCTTTTGTAcgcaattgattgaaacaCGGCTCACGGATGATTGTTGCCAACAAATCAGTGAGTACTCTCAACTTTGTATCGTCATTGGTTGGACTGAATTGTAAGTAGTACTCTATACATGAGTTGATATTATTTTTGTCTTTGAGGTCCACTTCAAAACGAATCACTTCTCCTGGTTGAAACACATAATTTTGCAAGTGGAATTTATTCTCATCGTACTCCTCCATGAGTGGTTTGATCAGGTCCAAATGCTTAGAAATAGCCGTTTTGATCTGTGTtgcattgttgatatcGAAATTACCATGGACCAAAACTTCTGCAAACACACCAGCTGATGTAATTGAAtctttgataaatttctCTACTTCGGTAAATTGCAAATTCTCTAGTTCCTTAATCTTGTCGTCATAATCATACACTTTTTCATTCACTACTTGCAAGTGATACGATCCAATCTGATTATAAGGAACCTGGTATCCAACATTTTTGAActccttcaacaacttAAATCTCAATGGCTCAAATCTATCAATACTAGGAGTAAAGGTAAAAAACTCATCCAACACCTTGTTCAAAAGAACTGGTAGTTTATGGTTGTATCCACTAACGTACATGGCAAACCCATCACGCCAGCAATTAATACCCACTCTTAAACCAACCAATGAGGCAAAGTAGGTTATCTGATTCAAATGATCGTCCAACATTTCAGCAAACATGTCAGATTTTGTAGCCGATTCGACATCAACGTTGGAGCCAGGTAAATGAAacacaatttcaatggtCCCCTTGGGCACTTCAAACTGGTCATCTTGTTTATACCAAAGATTCATCTTGTTGTCATGACTTATCAAGTATGGTGAAATTTGTGGCtgttccaatttctttccCAATATATCGAAACTTGTTGGAATGAAAGGATTTGGTACTGGGAAATGCAAATGACGGTTGGAAATTGGCTTTTTTAGCAGATCAATCAAGTCCTTGGAGATCTCTTCCACCTCATATTCAGTACCGTACCATTTTTCCTTTTGAGAAAGGCCTTCGAATTCGGAGGAAACTAAGGTAACTCGGAAGTTCTCAGTATTCAAGTACGATCCAAATCTCTTTATAGCTTCAGGGTCGTATTTGCGGACAACTGAAGAGCTAAGCAAATTCTCAGCAGgaataaattcatcaaatttgtacAAAACACTGGACAATTTGGAAGCTGTGTTTGCAGCGTCCGACTTCtgcttgaatttgaaattcacTTCagaaatatttttgatttcctCCCAGATCCATTTCTGCGGTCCTTGCTCACTGATGAAATTCAAGTAATCAAATGTTGTCTTGACAATGTCTTGCCAGTGCTTCAACCCTCCAGGAGTTAATTGGAACTCAACAACATACGAAGAGCTACCTTGACACACTTTCATATTACCAGAGGATAACTCTGTAACCCACCCTTTTGACTTGAGGTAAAACAAAATAGAGCCTTCACTCTCATGGCCCAACAAATGTGAAAAATAGTTTTGTGGCTTGCAATCCCATTTGTCTTCCAAGTCGTCAGGAATCATAAACGTCACATCTAATTGGTGCAAGTCTTTCACTGGCTTGGCCTTTATAAGCTTGAGCATTTGATCAGTCTTGTAAATTAGCTCGCCATCATAGCTTGGCCTGGTTAAACCTTTATCAATTACTTcagaaaatttttcaatagcCCAAGTTGATAACTCGTCCAAGTTTTCTTTACCTAAAATAACCAATGACATCAAGTTTGAAGAATACCTATCTTTATGAAATTGCATTAAAATATCTCGTACATTGATCCCTTCCAGTTCAGGTACAGTGTGTAAAGTTACGAAATTACCAGTTGAGAATCCATTGTATGGATGGTTTGGATTACTTTGTGATTTATCCAACTGATATAATCGCCACAAATCATTTTGAAGGTTTTTCTTATTCTCAGAGTCAACAGCATTGATTTCACGGTCTTTGCAACTTTTGCTAAACAATGGCgagatgaaaaattgggcAAATCTATCTAAAGCTCCCTCCAAATGATGCGACCCAACTTGAAAGTAATAGTTTGTATGCTCTGCTGCAGTGTATGCATTGGAATGGCCAGAGTGCTTAGCTAAGAAGTCTGAGTACTCATTTTCCTGCGGATACTTAGATGTGCCCATAAACAATAAGTGTTCACAAAAATGAGCCAACCCGGGAATGTTGTAGGTTTTGTCTGCAAAAGATCCAACATTAACGTCCAATGAAGCTGCAGATTTATCAGCATGGGGATCACTGATAATCAAGACCCTCAAATCATTCTTGAGTTTGAAGAAGCGATATTGTCTATCATCGAGTAATGGCTTTTCAATGTTTGCGTTATCTGCTAATAAAGTGAATTGATCCTTGAGCCCAGGCATGATGGAATGTGATACGGCGAATGGTCTTTTTAGGTTTAATAATGGTTTGGGCAACGATGAACTATAGTAAGTGGTTGTGAAGCGCTTTATTTGTGATGAAAAAATGGGGCTATTTAAGTAAAGCTTTGTGAGACACCAGAAGAGCATGAAAACAAGACACACCCTAGTTAATGAAAGGTGAATGCGAGTCAGCTTGTTGGATGTTGTGAATAAATGAGCTTTGACATGAAGAAATTCTGGTGGCACAAAAATTCgtgaacaaaaaaaaaactgtGAGATACTTTGAGTTTGGTGGGGATGGGGGTACACCTTGTTGGTTATAAGCCATCGCTTTCATCACACTTAAGGAAGCTTCAACATTGACTTGAACAAAATCTGCTTTGGATGGCTTACACAGGGCACTGCTTGACTTACACTAACCTTGTCCAATGACTGAGCATTTAAGAACAAGACATCTATGCTAGTTATTGAATTGACTGGTTTAAAGTTACACTCAAACCATAATAGGGATTTTATATGCTTTCAGACAGACATCTGATATTTTCGGGAAACGAATTAATCAACTTCCTTGGGATATTAATTGGGGCCGTTGTTCAACATTGCAAATGGGACTACAAGGAATGAAAGTTCCAAAACCTTTCTTGAGAGGGGGGGGAATTTGGTGgtttatatataaatatgGAGTTTTGGTAGTGAGAATTTGCAACTAAAAATCATGTATCTGAAAAAcataaaagaaaagaggTCTCGCTGTAGTCAAGCGTAATCACTACAAAAACGAAGTATATAAAACGCCTGTAAAATAAGGTAAGTAATAACATACAGACAAGTAAACGTTTTTGTTAGTTTGGTTTTTATATGTACACTAGCTCTCTTTGGATTCCATAACACTGTTGACTTATCAATTTTCGTAGGTGGGAAGATATAAAAAACATAAAATGTTATCCCGCTTTAGGATTACACATCTCTTTCGAAATAGTACTGTTTTTGGTAGTCCATGTCAGTATAAGCTTTTGTGACTTCATGAATGTCAGTTattcttcaatatattcTCTACATTTTGATTTACAAACGGTTGCAAAGCATGCTTACTGTGCATTAGATTCAATACTCCCCAAatgacaaaatcaaaagaggGGTACAAAATACTAATTCTAAGCATTACAATATTGGAGTACACCATAACCAAAAATGGTATTTCAATTCCATTGTCTATTACAAAAATACGATGGACTATATACAGGTAGAGATTTGTTGTCTCTTTGTTCTATCCAAGAACACTGATTAATCCTGGTTTCTTGATAACTTTCTTGACCAGATTGGGCAAATGATGAGAAAACCCCTCCTTCTCTTTGAGCTTCTTGATTATACTCTCATCACCTTCTCCAATCAACCCATCTTCTGCCATGATTGTTCCTCTAGCTTtgccattgatgaagatgttaaacttttgaatattAGATTTGATTGACTTATCAGTAGGATATGACTGCttaaaaattgaacttgGTGATAATCCATCTGCCAATTGTATAGATTCCCAACATTCTTCTGATGTTGCTGGTGTAACTGGTGCCATACAGATTAACAATTTGACATAGGAGTCGCGGACTAAATCGTACTCacatttgttggatttgataGCCTCAGTGATGAGAttcgtcatcttcatcaagtcTGAAACCACCGTGTTCAATGAAAAGTGGATATCTATCGAGTCCGAAATACTCTTAACTAGATCTTGAATCTGATTGTAAAAATCAAGCTCATATTCATTCAATCCAATAGTTTTCTCACCAATGATCGGACTTTTCAATGTCACTCGGGCAAGTTCTTGGCTTCCTCTATCCAACTCTACTTTATCCATATTTAAAATAGATTGACTCAATCCAAGAACACGTCTAAGCCATCTGTCCACCCCAGCAATCTGGTCCTCATTCCATAATAATGTATCCGATACCGGAGCCAGAAACAACATCTGGGCCCTAGTTGCATCAGCtccaaattttgcaatacACTCTCCAGGATCGGCTCCATTATACTTTGACTTGGACATTTTCTCATATGAAACTTTGGGTGTTTTACCTGTCACTTTTATAGTTGGTGCTTGTGAGCTTGTAAAGTCGACTTCATCGGGCTTGAGGAATTGATTAGTATCAGGATCAGCATATGTTATACCATGAACCATTCCTTGGGTGACCAATTTGGTTAAGGGTTCATCATGACAAGATTTACCATCCCAAACACCACAATCACTTAAGAACTTGGCAATGAATCGTGCATATAACAAGTGCAATATCGCATGCTCAACTCCACCAACATATAGATCCACTGGCATATTCTGACTTGCTGCAGAGCTGATTAGTTGGCTATCATTTCTTGAATCCAAGTATCTCAAGTAGTACCACGAAGAGTCCATAAAAGTATCCATCGTATCGGTTTCTCTCTTCGCATCTTTTCCACATGATGGACACTTGCAATTGACAAACTCACCAATATTACCTAAAGGGTTTCCCTTGGTGAAATGTTCACTATTGACCTTTGGCAAAAGTACAGGAAGGTGATCATCAGGCACAGGAACCGGACCACAATCTGTACAATGGATTATTGGTATTGGAGCACCCCAGTATCTTTGCCGACTAATCAACCAGTCCTTTAATCTATACTGGGTACTTGCATTTCCAAGACCGTGTTTGGTCAATTGCTGTGTGATGACACCAGCTGCATCCTTTCCTGATAAACCTTTATACAGTTGTAGATCCTTTAGTCCTCCTTCAAGGGTACTGCTATCTTGCATAATACCTTTCTTCAAAGTGTAGGGAATTTTCATCTGTTTTGGATCCTTTGGGCCAATAATTTGTACAGTCGATTGATTAGGCTCGTGTAGTTTCCAAAACTCAAAGTCTCTTGTATCATGCCCTGGACATCCCATAACAGCACCTGATCCATACTCACTGAGCACATATGGTGCCACAAAAATGGGTACATCAAAGCAAGACTTTGTTGTATTATCGGGATTGAGTGGAATAGATGCATTTATAGGAAGCTTGTATCCAGCCCTAGATTCAAATCCCGCATCTTTcgattcatcaacaaacttgaCCAACCTGGGATCATTTTGAGATAGCTCCTTTACTATTGGATGGTCCAAACTGAGTGCCAAAAACTGAACCGCAAATAAAGTCTCTGGTCTTGAAGTAAAAACCGATAATTTACCATCATCGTAGTCTATAGGGAAATGAACAACACAACCTCTGGATTTTCCAATCCAATTCCTCTGCATCGTCTTGACATGTTCAGGCCATTGGCCGAGGTGATCCAAATCCTTCACCAATCGGTCAGCATACTTTGTAATCCCAATAAACCATTGCTCcaaatttctcttttccaCTAATGCGCCACTTCTCCATGACCGTCCCTTGGCATCAACTTGTTCATTTGCAAGAACTGTTTGGTCAACCGGATCCCAATTGATTTCTGCCTTCTTACGATAAGCAAGTCCCTTGTCGTACAACATAAGAAAGATTTTTTGAGTCCATTTATAATAATCAGGCGAACTCGTATTGATTTCCCTATCCCAATCGAAATCAGCCAGGAAATTAATCATCTGCTCTTTCATTTTGGATATATTTGTTTCAGTCCATATAGCGGGGTCTATGtctctttcaattgctgCATTTTCAGCTGGTAATCCAAATGCATCCCACCCCATTGGATGGATGACATTGTAGccattcaactttttgtACCTAGCAACAACATCACTAATAGTATAAACACGTAAATGACCCAAATGTAGTACACCTGAAGGGTACGGGAACATCACCAATGCAtaaaaatctttttcatttggaGAATGGATGGATTTTTCACCATTTTGTTGCTGGCTCCATCTCTCTCTCCATTTTTTGTCCAATTCTACAAAATTGTGGTTAGTTGTAAGTAATCTTGTATACGTGAGTATTAAGGTATGTCTTTTCTGATAAGGTCGTATTCGTTGTAGTGGGTTTAACATTGGATTTTGTAGATCATAATGGAAACTGAATTGgtattcaatttgtcaTTGTAAATAGAAGaacgaaaaaaaatattgtcAACAGAAAACTAAACAtattggttgaaaaatctCATCTTGAGGTGGAGACTATATTCCAATCTATATTCGACCACAATACACCTAATGAACAGTCAATCAGAGGGACTGTCTCAGGCTAGCAATGAAAGTGTGCAGCCACGTGGCAGTAAATTCGGTGGATACTTTTCCAAGTTGAAGCAAGCAATCATTCGTCTGACCGAATCACAACCGTCGGAGAATACTGCACCACCGGCAGCAACAGCaccaacagcagcagcaacaacaacaaccagtGCCAATCAAAATGATAGGGAGGGTGTCTATATTCAATCcgatcaaattgatataGCCGAACCATTACCTACAAATTTCGGCATACCTGAGAAGAGGAAACGTCTCTCAATACAAGGGCATCCCACTGATGAGTCTATTCCTCGTTCATTGACTCGGGGTGTGGTAAATCCAAGACACACTTCATATCTGAACATATacaatgaaatcaagaccaatgaagaagaatcgCACAATGAtcttgaaagaagaaaatcGGTTATTGATTCGTTCATTCTACCATCAAAAGATAATAGTATATTAACAAGTCGTGAAGACTCGCCAGCTTTGAATATCCCCTTTCCTAAAAACACAATTGGAGTTGACCTGTTGATAGAGGTGGAAGATGAAGAGCGGTCGGAAGAGGAGGAGTACGAACAGTTGGagattgttcaaattgatccTGCTGAAAGAAGCAGAATTGTACGACTAAAACGGTCAATACAGGAAATAGAACTGATGCGGAAGAAGATAAGGTACATGAAGAGTCCCAATGAAACAACTACGATATCGCATGgtgattcaacaatggtggATACTAGTACACAAACATACAATACTGATTATTTGAACTCGGTACtaaatttcaagaaaagatcTAGCTCCTcaactttggaaaacaatcgcaacaaaagaaggaagaagggattctttttgaaagacCTTGTATATGATGTGAAGAAACCAGTCGATGTTGTCACTAGTACTAACCTCAAGGGATATGCCAGTGAGCTTGGGAAGCCAAAATTCAAAGcaagtgatgatgatggtaCTAAGAAATTGAACTCAAGATCAACCGTAAATGGCTCTGCATTGGGTCAAAAGTTGTCTTTATCATTAGACTCTGATTACGTTGCCAAAACTCAATCCGTATCGGATATcataaaattgaaagaggaTTCATTAAAAACACCGTCTGGTGTTAAGAACGGCGCTATTGCACCATCTAGTGGATTCCAGTTTAATATA
The sequence above is a segment of the Candida orthopsilosis Co 90-125, chromosome 8 draft sequence genome. Coding sequences within it:
- a CDS encoding Nam2 leucyl-tRNA synthetase, with amino-acid sequence MLNPLQRIRPYQKRHTLILTYTRLLTTNHNFVELDKKWRERWSQQQNGEKSIHSPNEKDFYALVMFPYPSGVLHLGHLRVYTISDVVARYKKLNGYNVIHPMGWDAFGLPAENAAIERDIDPAIWTETNISKMKEQMINFSADFDWDREINTSSPDYYKWTQKIFLMLYDKGLAYRKKAEINWDPVDQTVLANEQVDAKGRSWRSGALVEKRNLEQWFIGITKYADRLVKDLDHLGQWPEHVKTMQRNWIGKSRGCVVHFPIDYDDGKLSVFTSRPETLFAVQFLALSLDHPIVKELSQNDPRLVKFVDESKDAGFESRAGYKLPINASIPLNPDNTTKSCFDVPIFVAPYVLSEYGSGAVMGCPGHDTRDFEFWKLHEPNQSTVQIIGPKDPKQMKIPYTLKKGIMQDSSTLEGGLKDLQSYKGLSGKDAAGVITQQLTKHGLGNASTQYRLKDWLISRQRYWGAPIPIIHCTDCGPVPVPDDHLPVLLPKVNSEHFTKGNPLGNIGEFVNCKCPSCGKDAKRETDTMDTFMDSSWYYLRYLDSRNDSQLISSAASQNMPVDLYVGGVEHAILHLLYARFIAKFLSDCGVWDGKSCHDEPLTKLVTQGMVHGITYADPDTNQFLKPDEVDFTSSQAPTIKVTGKTPKVSYEKMSKSKYNGADPGECIAKFGADATRAQMLFSAPVSDTLLWNEDQIAGVDRWLRRVLGLSQSILNMDKVELDRGSQELARVTLKSPIIGEKTIGLNEYELDFYNQIQDLVKSISDSIDIHFSLNTVVSDLMKMTNLITEAIKSNKCEYDLVRDSYVKLLICMAPVTPATSEECWESIQLADGLSPSSIFKQSYPTDKSIKSNIQKFNIFINGKARGTIMAEDGLIGEGDESIIKKLKEKEGFSHHLPNSVKKVIKKPGLISVLG
- a CDS encoding Rav2 protein (protein similar to S. cerevisiae Rav2p, which is involved in acidification of the vacuole) — translated: MLFWCLTKLYLNSPIFSSQIKRFTTTYYSSSLPKPLLNLKRPFAVSHSIMPGLKDQFTLLADNANIEKPLLDDRQYRFFKLKNDLRVLIISDPHADKSAASLDVNVGSFADKTYNIPGLAHFCEHLLFMGTSKYPQENEYSDFLAKHSGHSNAYTAAEHTNYYFQVGSHHLEGALDRFAQFFISPLFSKSCKDREINAVDSENKKNLQNDLWRLYQLDKSQSNPNHPYNGFSTGNFVTLHTVPESEGINVRDILMQFHKDRYSSNLMSLVILGKENLDELSTWAIEKFSEVIDKGLTRPSYDGELIYKTDQMLKLIKAKPVKDLHQLDVTFMIPDDLEDKWDCKPQNYFSHLLGHESEGSILFYLKSKGWVTELSSGNMKVCQGSSSYVVEFQLTPGGLKHWQDIVKTTFDYLNFISEQGPQKWIWEEIKNISEVNFKFKQKSDAANTASKLSSVLYKFDEFIPAENLLSSSVVRKYDPEAIKRFGSYLNTENFRVTLVSSEFEGLSQKEKWYGTEYEVEEISKDLIDSLKKPISNRHLHFPVPNPFIPTSFDILGKKLEQPQISPYLISHDNKMNLWYKQDDQFEVPKGTIEIVFHLPGSNVDVESATKSDMFAEMLDDHLNQITYFASLVGLRVGINCWRDGFAMYVSGYNHKLPVLLNKVLDEFFTFTPSIDRFEPLRFKLLKEFKNVGYQVPYNQIGSYHLQVVNEKVYDYDDKIKELENLQFTEVEKFIKDSITSAGVFAEVLVHGNFDINNATQIKTAISKHLDSIKPLMEEYDENKFHLQNYVFQPGEVIRFEVDLKDKNNINSCIEYYLQFSPTNDDTKLRVLTDLLATIIREPCFNQLRTKEQLGYVVFSGLRKGRTSIGFRILVQSERSSEYLEYRIDEFLSKFGRYVNQELTDENFEKFKQALIDAKLQKIKHLSEETNRLWNAITDGYYEFDARQKHASLLEKISKEEFIDFFNKYVTGVESNKNDKTGKFVLHLKSQVKSEVPESKLVQSALSNFGYRHGYDISHEFVDGLVKKMGSSSVDSIIDEYTKEAEREAKITLNQEQVAQEIKSAIQNPVPKGYPSGALVASVEEFRRTHDLGGFPHPISPLSKFYYDQLHL